The Cydia pomonella isolate Wapato2018A chromosome 23, ilCydPomo1, whole genome shotgun sequence region TTATGCGTGTTTAAATGTTACTAAGTTATGACgacgcattgtaaattttggcgtcaggtatcttgatttatctcggcaattacaaaactcattcatgaaataatagggttgtttccaattttttgaaacgcttgtattacgttctacattaactaaaagttgccctaaaattcaacttttatactaaaaacggctttaaatatgttaattaacaaaatatattttgacagatgctttcgcgcccaaaacgctctttgaaaattgtgtgacgtcacagtttacggtttgacacataactacatacatacgtagaagatacgaactgtcaactgacatttgtcatttgttgtttatcgcctaactgtcaacagtatcaatccgagagttgtgacgtcatcagaatcttcaatgacgttttgagtttggtcacgtgacgtgtaccaaaagatattttaaattcaatatttacaaaaatatggtcattagaGGTCACCTAAaaaatgttcttataatccaaaagaagtTATTGgaatacaattctgccctaaaatttgtagatggaaacaaccctattgtttagtgaactggttattcatggTATCGCCTTCATTTTTGTAGTTACCGTTACACGATTGGTTAACTTTTATAGCAGAGAAAATCGTAACAACGATGCCTCTATTTAAACAAATGTTTTCATTATACAGTCAAATGGGCCCGATCCAAGCCTCTAAATTTTCCATAGATTAGTCTAAACACACACTTCAATGCTAAAGCTGTGATTTTTCGATTAGTTCTTGTTTTTTTACTCTATACGGTAAAACCTGTTTTGCCGCATACgaccttatagaataagctaCCGCAAAAGTAAATTCACTACGCGCGAAGTATCGGGATGAGCGCGGGTTTcgggaagcaagcaagcaagcaagtgccgctttttaaccgacttcaatttgaTGGAAGGAGGAGGttgtggcaatttttttttttagtttgtattGTTTAACCATGCGGTCGATGGGTCACCTTACACCGGCAACTCGAGCATTATTGAGCTTAGTGTGGGACCAAGTTGATTgtctcatatttatttaatcagaaCGAGCTTCTGCCCGCGACACCGTCTGCGAGGACTGATGATGATTAATAAATCTATCTTACGACCATCCTTGCGCCTCAAACTATATCCATTCTAAATTTCATCTACCTATATCGGCTCAGCGCTTTCGTGAACAACGTGAACaattaacagacagacagagtttttttcacatttataatattaggatttatttaacccttttccaggcatagtaggatttatcgaccacatacgcgccaataaaatttcaactttagcatttcgatttaaggttcaaattagattgcactttcgggaaatatgacttgtcttcaaatgagtcatcaaagctggattaaccGTAATGTATTTggtttttttgggaaaaccttgtagattggtgcggcctgcaTAAAGGTTAAAGGAAAGTGAACCTAAAGCTTAGTGTTACCTGTATTTGGTGATGGGCTCATCGTCGCTGTCCGAGTCGGGCGTCGCGTGCTTCGCAGAGAAAAACTCGCGCCACTTGCCGATCAGATCATCCGCCAGTTTCTGCAAGTATAGGTAGAGGTCTACAATCTCGGGCAGTGGCGTAGCTAGGCGTGGCCAAAGCTGCCCCTCACTCACGGCCTCTCACTTAACCCTCGATCGCCAAGAACCCTTAAAGGCGTCGTAAGAAGTCGAGCCCGTGGCGCCAGGCAGAACGCTTTTAAATGCTGTGGCGTACGttaccaaaataaataataaattcaatgTTTCCAGTATGGTTTATATTTGCTAGCTCATGCCAGAGATATTATAGCGTTTGCATAACGTTCTTGGGTTTGATAgatggcgttcaaaaggttaagtaaaccatttttattacctagagaactttttatttttattacacattgaaaaAAGCCTCGCAAATGCAATTTCGCCCAGAACTAGATTAGGTTCACGCTATGCCATTGATCTCTGGTCTTGGTTAAATACTCAAAGTCTAATAAACTTTCACCAAAAATTGACTACTTCACAACACAGttaatctttatttattcttaatatCAATTCATCAGTAGATAAAGAAAAAACAGCAATATGTGGCTGCAATATAATTaaatcaattataattattattattatctatgtaaacaaaaacgtaagcaaatattgtcctttattactgaataaagatatttattattattattattattatttaattaattatacacgATCAACAGAGATAGCAACAGGAACAGGCAGGTCAATGTACTAAAAAGTAAAATCCTTGTGGTAAACGTCTTTTCTTCAACTAGTTCCACGTTACCAAACAATGCTTTTATACTTCTATAAGAGATGAATTGTTACCCAAATAATTATTCATAGATTCGCCTGTAATATtcgaggagttccctcaatattttcaaaatttcattcTCAGACAACGACAAGAATTGTTATGGAGTATGACAATGGTCATACTCCATAagaatttctgttttctttcagaatatttttaatatgaatcTTTAAAGTTGGTCAAAAAGGTTTTAAGAACCATGGTAGTATTATAATGGAGTGCTATTTATACACCAGGTTCGGTATTATGGCTGATTTGACTTCGAAACTTACAAATTTCAAAGGCTTGGGCATCCTCAGCATATAATGATCAGGGTGTGTCTCCCTCATCTCGCATTTCTGGCACAGATCGTAGTCCGCGCAAGAGACGCATTTGTACCGGAACCCGGAGACGGCCAGCCCACAGCTATCACATACAATGCCTTTGTGCTCATGGATCTCACTATCTGGAATAGAAATTATGAACAATGAAAACTTGGTTCTTCCAAAAAAAATCTACACAATAAGGTTGTAGTTTTTTCACTCAGTATGAGAAACAAAATACAATATGTAAAAGAATATGTCTATCTTGGTCAATTGATATCACCAGAAGATCAAATGCTCAAAGAACTCGACAGAAGGATTAATAATACATAGCACAAATACTGGTCTATGAAAGAGATAATGAAAAACAAAAGTGCACTGATGGAGATCAAATCCAAACTCTACAACACCTGCCTGCTGCCATGCTTGACACATGGATGTGAAACATGGGCTTGCACTAAACATAATATACAAAAGATTGCGGTTGGTCAACACAGTATGGAAAGAAGTATGCTAGGAATAAGATTAAATGACAGATGGAGACTGACAACAATCAGGAAAAAAACTAAAGTCAGAGATGCAGCCagagaaataagaaaaataaaatggagATGGACAGGTCACATGTCAAGatccaaaataaacaaatggaCACAAAAGTATAACTAATTGGTTCCCCAAATACAGCAAGAGAGGTCAGGGACACCCGAAAATAAGATGGGAGGATGATTTCCCACCAAAGTGACTAAGAACCGCTCGGAACAGAGAAGACTGGAAAGCTTTAGAGGAGGCCTTTGTCGGAAATCCCGGCAACCTGACTGGTGACAACTAGAAACAGTGACAAAGTAACACAACAGAATGATATACGAGTCAGTGAACAAAGGCTAATTGGATTGGATTATATGAGTGATAATTGATAAGTTAAGGTAATTACTGGGGGCAACTGCAACAAGCCATGAACCTAAAATGGCAGTGGTCTGGCCACATATCTAGATACAAGGACAAAAGATGGAccatacaaacaacaaaatggAAGGGACCAGAAGGGAAAAGAATAAGGAGAAGACCTTATAAAAGGTGGGCTGATAATGTCACCAAAATAGCTGGAAAGGATTGGATGGAGAAAGCTAAAGATAGAGAGAAGTGGAAGGGAAtcgaggaggcttttaccctaACAGGATCAGTGTAATaactaatacatatatacataaataaacattaagaTTTTGTCTATTAAATCACTACCAACACATTTGTAatgtaaaattacataaaacactaaataaataagctttaataataataataaaagctaATTACACAGCACATATGTTAAATGATATCTCCAAACTTTTTGAGCCAAGAGCCTGGTTTTTGTGGCTGCTTTTACAATTTCAATCCAAGCATTCTGATTTCCATTGCAGGCTGTATTGGCAGGGCCGTTTGGGCATAGTTTAGAGCCTTAGAACTTAAAACAGGTGGAAATTTGGTTGGATACTTTAAGAACTGATAGCTTGttttttcaacatatattatttctaatttataAATCAACATTAATACCTTTGCCAGTAGTCCCTGGTAGACAAAGTGAGGGCACAGCAGTGTCACAAAGATGCTTGTTTTTAATAGAGGATGGAGGGAAGTGTCGCGAGCAGAACCGGTGTGAAACCAGCGCCTTATCCTTCTCTAACAAGTCTGTTCGCCCGGCCGCTTGCAGCCATTGCACTTGCCTAAGTGAttaacattttttacatttagcaGATTAACCAACATCACACCGACGATTAAGTCCCCTTTGCTACACCCGAATCCCTTTCTGTAAGAAACCAATTCCCAACAGAGGATCGTTTATAAGCTAATAATGattataaatacacaaaattaACCATAAGTACATGTTCTCCTAAAGAATGTATACATCGCGTTTTAAACAAATCAGTTCATATACAGGCGGGAAAAAATTAATATGAACTTTAAAAGATTGATACgcaagtgtaatattgatacaatACCGTCGTTTTTCCTTTGGCAAACTATAATAGTtcaaatgtttgttttgtttgctaTTACGACCACATCCTTGTACACAGCAATAATTCACCATTGTAACTTTAACTAGGTATAAGAGacgtttttaattatttattcttaaagGATCTAcaggtattacacaaatttatttattttttaagataataactaataataagtGTAATACCTGTAATAGGTTTTGTTTATTTGACTGCCAATGCCAATGCCAATATTGACAGCATGACTTTTGACAGTTTGACACCTTTTTGACAGTGACGCTGACGCCTTACTACTTTTTTATTCATGACCAGGACCAAAATTCTTTCAGCCGGTACTGTGTTCATTATGtgtgattttattatataaagtaatttttatttaaaacatggATTAAATGGtgtatcaaattatattttcagaCCAATAGCCCATtacattaagtatatttattaccgccatctagtgtcaagtagcggattcAAGCTAGATGTGAAGCAGGGCTAGGCAACATTTTAAGAGGAAAAGGGGCgatcgcttctccatacaaacttagtccaaaaatattacaaacatcaaattgtgccaaaataatatatttttaatgacgttaatatccaaagaggaaaatggggactacgtttgtatggaaagtcGGTTTCGGGGCGGtggtccactttcgtcttaatactCTAACTTGCTGatttcaaaaaaaaagaaaagggtaagtagttaatttaattatagagaCCTTTAAAAAGTAGGTATCATCGACTCTCTCTTCCAAGCTATATATCCCACATGGTAATGGGATCAGCTTTCCGTGTCTTTCGCTTCCACTTCGCCCTATCCTTAAAGTCGTTGTCGGATACTTTGCACTCAATCATATCTTTGAAAACTACGTCCTTCCATATTGTTTTCGGTTTACCTCTGACTCTTTTCTTTTTTGCTCTTGTAGCGCTAAATTTCCGATGTAGTCTGGTGGACTCCTCTTACGTGGCCATTCCATCGCAGCCTACTCTCCTGCAGTTTGTCGGCCatgtttttttactaatttacaaaaactactacatttttcaaacttttgaaaaagccataatttaaaagcttttaggctaggttaggttagatttgtGGCACTACTAAAAGCTTGAtggttttttgaaaaaaaaaacgcgttgAAATTAATGATACATCGGGCAATAAATGTTTCGATTTCGAGGTTGCAAATGTTGCAACAACTAACTCACAATTTGTATACACATCAACAAGCGTCTTATCTTTAATTGATGATTTCGAGTTAAGTAAACAATAATAGGtataatactattacttattctgtgacaATAGGCCTTACTATGACAATGTTGACAATCAACATCaacaataaaatcttgtaataaAACCGAGGCATTTGTTAAACATACCAACGGTTTCGTAACCCTGGAGTCGAGTAGCCAAGTCATGCAACAGTTCGTGAAAATCGAGAAGCTTCCATTCTAGCAGGTTCTAATCGATCGACGTGTTCCAGACGCGATTCGTGACCTACCTCAAGGTTGCTAGACTACTCTAATAGCGTAAATTCTTTTTAGATTGTGAAAGTGAAAACTGTTgaatttgtatttgatttgaaACCTGCTTACTGATATTTTTATGGGACTTGCGAAATGAGTGGTAATAAGGTTTGTGAATGGAAATCTTCGCGATTTCTAGAATTGCAGGCCATCTTATGCAGGCATCTTATCTATTGGCCCTGCataatacctacaataaataaataaatttaaataaatattattggacatgattacacaaattgattaaggtATATAACGAGTATAACGACACAATAACGATATACTTACAATATGGTTAATATGCAAAAGAAGATTGGAACTCGAATGGATTGATTTATGACTGCTAATGTTGAATAACGGCCAGCTGTGTTCATCTGTTCCAAATTCTTCATTTCTCATGCTGTGAAAGAAGGCCAtcgttgttctaaaaagtgtgcagaaagtgatccgttgctgcactagagcattttactttcgaagtacctacctacgatttttttttacgaaatctggtacaatttccattctggtATTTAATTCcctatttcataaataacgatacttttacgtaaaaattgttattaattGAAAAGTATACCCTCAAGATATGCTATGAAAAATTATACCTagtcatgtttttaaatttaaaaaacgcatgttttttactttcctcgtaggtattcgaaatgaaaaggggtcatccattaattattgaccccctccccccttgtCACATTTAGCAACCCCCATCGTTTagttaagttaatttaattaaattaatagttaattagtttttaacataATAAGCGATTCGAATGCAGTATAattattctaataaaaaaagttgtaataatagcaatttagaaattttatgacACAGAACCGattaggaataaaaataaatgttcacGGATAAACGCTATATATCGTTGCTAAAACTAGCTATTTAGATGTACtgctaatacaaaaaaatcattttttttttgtctattagTGAAGttaagtgacgtcacaaagctGCTCACTCCCCCCTCGTCCccatgtcacaacatgtcacattttctgtaccccctccctccccctaaacgtgtgatgtaattaatggatgtcCCAAAAGtggagtgtttaactcgggtgaaaggcatcattcaGCCTCGGCAACCTAACTACCTCGCCtcggcagaaatgagtgccttttatctcttggttaacaatctaataCACGATATAAACCGTCAATTGTTCAAAAATTTTACcaatttaaaatagttttagtatTTTTGGGATATCAAACATCAGCTGTCGAAACAGCAGTATACAGGATGGCACAATCataagtaaaaattataataataagaacAAAAGATTAATTGATGAGTCTAAGACAATTTTCGTTCTTCGAAtctttgactaagtcccacggtaagctcaataaggcttgtgttgagggtacttaggtacttacacaacgatatatataatatataaatatttataaatacttaagtaaatacatagaaaacacccatgactcaggaacaaatatccatgctcatcacacgaataaatgcccttaccaggatttgaacccgggaccatcagcttcgtaggcagggtcactacccactaggccaaaccggtcgtcataagaaaaaacatatcaaaacaaaaacatcaaGACAAACATTAGGAAGAGGAAAAGTTACATTATTACGAACtaagtacataatattaatgtaatacAATACATCATCGTCTAGACAAACAAAGAATGTACTCGAATCACCTCGAAAGTCCCATCAAACGGATCAATAAACAGCTGTGCGCACACAAACACGCCGCTAACACACATTGCCACACGCTCCGCCTTTGTTCTCGAATTTTCTACTCGCCGCTAGATGTCTCACTCGACTGTATATAAGCGTGCCGGCCGGCAAACCGGCATGTTATTCGAAAGAAAGCAACGCAACTGTAAACATTCGGTGCAACGCACTGCGATCGTATTTGAAGCGGAAGAAATCTAAACTAGTCAACGCAAAAATGTCTCTGCTACCTTTCATCATGGGCTTGGACCATCCCCACCGCCTGATGGAACAGGACTTCGGGCTCGCCTTGACTCCTGACGACTTACTCACCGCGGCCGTATCTCCAATGCTGTCCAGAGATTACTACCGCCCCTGGAGGCAGCTGGCCGCCGCAGCGCGAGACGTCGGCTCCACCATCAAGTCCGACAAGGAGAAGTTCCAAGTAAACCTCGACGTGCAACACTTCGCGCCAGAAGAGATCTCTGTCAAAACTGCTGACGGATTCGTTGTCATCGAGGGAAAACATGAGGAAAAGAAGGACGAGCATGGTTACATCTCCCGCCAGTTCACAAGGCGGTACGCGCTCCCTGAAGGTTGTAACCCTGAGACCGTGGAATCGAGGCTTTCGTCCGATGGCGTCCTCTCCGTCATCGCTCCCCGCGTGGCTCCGGCTTTGAAGAATGAGAGGAGCGTCCCCATCAGCCAGACTGGACCGGTTAGGAAGGAAATCAAGGATCAGTCGCCACAGGCCAACGGCGATCAGAAGTAATTCCCTTCTGTAGTTTCGTCATAAAATTTAGCCCTTTTAAGTGCATGGCAGAGCCAATAAGAGTGCTAAATTTCTATGGCCGCGTTTTAGTCGTGTCAGTATTTTCATACTCAATTGCATTTCCAAATTTTATGTTATGTGATAAAGActgattttgtaaaaaataagtcaatcttaattatttaggtttaaataaatttccTTTTATGtgtaaattacgttttatttatgACCTACCCttcatacaaggtgtaacataTATTACGCATCCATTTAAGGGCGTAGGTATTCTGATTATATTAAGAAAATGAAGTTTTTATGTGGGTAGgggtatttttcttttatttattcctgatCAGAGAATGAACCAATTACCCCTAACCCTCGGATTCCCACTATTTTACACCTTGACAAGGTGACCTTGTAAGTACTTATTCAATACATGGGAGTAAACTGAAGCAGcagacaaaaaaagcggccaagtgcgagtcggactctcccattaagggttccgtaccatatatgacgtattaaaaaaaactacttactagatctcgttcaaaccaattttctgttacatcatatatattttttagtttcatcattctgttattttagaagttacagggggggggggggggcacttattttatttttttatttagtttgtgctttggaagtgtctctcgcgcaaactattcagtttagaaaaaaatcatattagaaacctcaatatcatttttgaagacctatccatagagacaccacacgtataggtttgatgaaaaaaaaatttgagtttcagttctaagtatggggaacccccaaaatttatttgttgttttttttttctatttttgtttaaaaatcttaatgcggtttacagaatacatctacttaccaagttttaacagtatagttcttataatttcggaaaaaagtggctatgacataaacggacagacacggacatgacgaatcaaccaagggttccgtttttttgccatttggctaaggaaccctaaaaactgcaAGCTTTACCCTCTCAAACCTAAGCTGAGAAAGAACCTATAGTtttcaaacaataataaaattgtaagtcggTCATCACATTCATGATCAATTACTTGTTGGAGGTCACGTAGATCGAGTGGAATGAAGATTTGCAGGATACGTACAACGATGACAGGAGCCGGGAACCGAGAACGGCGCGGGATAGCGGAgcttttaaataatacaattaatcaCTCATGACTTTtggtatattgaaataaatttacatttagaAATACATGACGAGCACAAAAGGCAGACAAGACAGAAGGAAGTGGCCACAGACAAAAAGACAATCAGCCATAGGCGACGTTTCGGTATTGCACCATAAAAACTTAGTTTATGGTTATTATAATGCATACAATTAATATGCTAAACGCAATTTAACACGCCCTCTTATGCTTTATAATGGAGTAACACTGACAACATGCATAAGTAACGGCAAGCAGAACATTAAACATGTATATAAATTCACAGCAAGAATTACAAATAAACAGTTATACACTATGCTTATTATACACATACATTCTAAATTTGTTTTACATTACAAGCCTCAATAAACTTTTTATGCTTTGTAGCACCCAGAGCCTTAGTAAAAACATCAGCGATTAGGAACATATGTGACACAAACAGAATTATTTCTTACCAAATCTTTAACATAATGATAACGTAAATCTATGTGTTTAGTTCTTTTATGACAAAACTCTTTGACTTCTAAAAGCTTTTGAGCACTCTGGTTATCATTATGCAAGTTTATGCACAGTACAATGTTTATAATCTATGATATGAAATTTTTGATAAAACATATGTCTTTACAAGCATCGCTCATTGCCAAATACTCTGCTTCTGTGCTAGAAAGTGCTACACACCGCTGTTTCCTGGATTCCCAGTTGATTGTATCGTTACcaagtttaattataaaaccGGTGTAGGACTTTCTATCGGTACAGTCATTAGCCCAATCTGCATCTGCAAAGGCATTCAAGTTCCAATTATTATGTTTTGTAAATACCAAACCATAATTAATTGTCCCAGACAAATACCTTAATATACGTTTCGCTGCCAGCCAATGACTTAAatcaaaacaattattaaattgaCATAGCTGACTGCAGGAATATGCAATATCGGGCCTTGTACATACGCACAAGTACATAAGAGAACCCATAAGCTTTCTAAAGTTATACACATCATCATCAAGACCTTCTTTAGGCATAACAAGCTTACTATTTGGCAACATGGGTGTCGAGACAGGTTTACAATTTTGCATTCCAAATTTGACAAGTAATTTCCTTATATATTCAGACTGATCTAAAATTAAAATGCCCTTGGACCTATCACGAGTGACATTCATTCCTAAACAATTCTTAAGAGGACCAAGGTTCTTTATATTGAAATtacttttcaataattttaacaattcTTTATAATTGCTGCTGTCTCtactataaaacaaataaaaatcgtCTACATACAAGGCTATAATGACAAGATCATTTTGTGACCTTTTAATATAGACACAGGGCTCACATTTGCTCTGCACAAACGAATTGGTAGAAAGCAAGTCATGTACCTTATTGTTCCAAATTCTACTGGCTTGCTTTAAACCATATATACCCTTAAGCAGTAGACATACTTTGCTTTTATCCCCATTGTTAAAGCCGGGGGGTTGCTCCATATAAATGGTTTCATGGAGATCTCCATTAAGGAAAGCAGTCGTGACATCAATGTGgtcaatatttaaatttaatttgtttgctAACGAAAATAAAATGCGCATACTAGAATGTCGCACAACTGGACTAAAAGTGTCAGTATAATTTACTCCGTGCACTTGTGTAAAACTCTGGCAACTAGACGGGCTTTGTGCTTGTCAAACTTACCAGACGCGTCGCATTTTGTTTTGTATACCCACTTGCATTTTATGACTGGCTCTCCCACCGGACGATCTACCAACCTCCAAACATTATTTTGAAGCAATGAGTTGTACTCATACTCCATGGCAGCTTGCCAGTGATGGCTGTCAGTGCCAGATACCGCTTCCTCATAAGACTGAGGCTCATCAAGTGATGAATGAGCCATGAGAGAGAGATCAGTTTCAAAATCTTCATACCTGGTTGGAAGCTTTGAGCGAGTACTACGCACCGGGCGCTGACTAAGTACAGGCGTCAAGGGATGATTGATGTCCTCCCCTCCAGCTGACGCCTCGGACGATGCCGTCACATCAAGATGCGCGTCACCACGGAGCGAGTCAGCAGAGTTCGCCTCACTTTCGCTGCCTGTGCAGTACTCCAACTCTGAAACTATTGATGAATCAAGATTAATATcattatctttattattttgattagatttagaattatttaaaattatttcacgACTAGAATTTGATAAacctaaattattttcattattatctAGAATGACCACTTCATCATTATGactagaatttattttattaataatgttagAAGAATTACTGTCATTAGGGTGatttgaataattattattatcacaccattcataaaaatataactcATTATAAATTTTATCACATTCATCATTAGTCTTTGTATAAAACTTGTCTTCTAAAAAAGCTACATTCCTGGAAAAAACCACTTTGGTAGGGTTAGAGGGGTCAAGTAACCTATACCCTTTCGAGTTTTCGCAATAgccaacaaaaatatattttttacttctaGCATCCAATTTTTGGCGTTTTTGCGCAGGTATTAAGGAATATGCAACACACCCAAATACTCTCAAATGACTGAGATCTGGCTTAGATTTAGTCCAAGCGCCCTCTGGAGTCAGTCCTGACAGAGCGCTTGTAGGACtcctgttttttaaataaatagcacACATAACAGCCTCTCCCCAGAATTTTTTATCTAAG contains the following coding sequences:
- the LOC133530735 gene encoding protein lethal(2)essential for life-like; protein product: MSLLPFIMGLDHPHRLMEQDFGLALTPDDLLTAAVSPMLSRDYYRPWRQLAAAARDVGSTIKSDKEKFQVNLDVQHFAPEEISVKTADGFVVIEGKHEEKKDEHGYISRQFTRRYALPEGCNPETVESRLSSDGVLSVIAPRVAPALKNERSVPISQTGPVRKEIKDQSPQANGDQK
- the LOC133530733 gene encoding uncharacterized protein LOC133530733, whose product is MVNYCCVQGCGRNSKQNKHLNYYSLPKEKRRQVQWLQAAGRTDLLEKDKALVSHRFCSRHFPPSSIKNKHLCDTAVPSLCLPGTTGKDSEIHEHKGIVCDSCGLAVSGFRYKCVSCADYDLCQKCEMRETHPDHYMLRMPKPLKFKLADDLIGKWREFFSAKHATPDSDSDDEPITKYRNHSSVDLSEEVKRAIRAEVARVSKLPEPEEPQLKRKTANERRPIKRIRMDGTIGYDEEDRSVPEVVFADVNEDDQLLEVKHEVTIEEWKKMVHVKISEDLTELMIEVPQHNAGHTSAL